ATCTTCAGCACCAAGCCGATGTGGTTGCGAGTCGCGTTGAGGGCCTGTCCGAAGGCGAGAAGCCGCGAGTTCTTGTCATCACCTACTTCGGAGCCAAGCTCGGTACGTACGGCGACAGATCTCGCGAAGGAGATCTCGTGAGGCTGACCGGCGGACGAAAAGTGCTCGCCGACAGACTACCCGCCTCCGAGGGGAAGTCCGCCTATTTCGGTTACGTCAGTCCTGAAGCGGTGGTCGAACAGAACCCGCAGGTCGTTGTCGTCCTGTATTCGAAGCAGGGCGAAGACGACAAGAAAGCGGCTACCGCGGCAATCGAGCAAGTCGTGAGCACGGCGGGCTGGGGGGAGCTGGACGCAGTCAAGAATCGGCACATCTATGCGATCGACCAGCAGCTAACGTGGGCCAATCCTCGAATCGTGCAGGGACTCGAGGCATTCTCGAGCGTCATACAGAAGACCGACAGGGTAAGGACGACGAACCACAATGAGCAAACGTCGGGGAGCCCAAGACCGTGAGTAGGACCGGTTCGCGAGGCACCGACACTGGGTGCTCCTCACAATCCACCGAGGCGGAGGTCATCCGCACGGCCGAGCCGCGAACCAGATCCGCGACCGTGCGCTGGCTTGGGGCTGTTGCCATCATCGCGATACCAGCGGTCATGATTCCGGCCATCATGGTCGGCCCGATGAAGATCCAAGTTGCGACAGTCGTCAATATCCTGCTCGGCCACATGCCATTCGTGAAGTCGTTGGTCACGCCTTCTTGGAATGCCGAGCAGGTGATCGTGGTCATGAGTTTGAGACTGCCGAGGGTACTGCTGGCCTTCCTGGTGGGCGGGAGTCTTGCCGTGGTTGGAGCCGCGATGCAGGGCCTGTTTCGGAACCCGCTGGCTGAGCCGTACACGCTCGGAGTATCTGCTGGAGCCCTTTGCGGCGTTGCACTCGCGATGGTGATGGGTGTCGGGGTGGGGCTCTTCGGCTACTTCGCGGTACAGGGGATGGCCTTCCTTGGCGCCATGGGGGCGATTCTGCTTGTCTACTCCATTGCGAGAACCGGCAGGAGAGTCCGTTCAGAGACCTTGCTTCTCGCGGGTATCGCTATCGGTTTCTTGCTGCAGGCGGTCG
The DNA window shown above is from Actinomycetota bacterium and carries:
- a CDS encoding ABC transporter substrate-binding protein, with translation MCGGMWLLLAITVSVSALGGCTPDRFQGVVDDAGRRVEIPSAPQRIIALDSSSIEILFGLGLGDRVVGRPEHLEFPPEALKVADVGDINNPDIEKMVGLKPDFVMITSSEGFRDWVPQAEESGLKVLTFDYPSDLHEVFEHIKQVGKMVGSGDAAVTLASDLQHQADVVASRVEGLSEGEKPRVLVITYFGAKLGTYGDRSREGDLVRLTGGRKVLADRLPASEGKSAYFGYVSPEAVVEQNPQVVVVLYSKQGEDDKKAATAAIEQVVSTAGWGELDAVKNRHIYAIDQQLTWANPRIVQGLEAFSSVIQKTDRVRTTNHNEQTSGSPRP
- a CDS encoding iron ABC transporter permease translates to MSRTGSRGTDTGCSSQSTEAEVIRTAEPRTRSATVRWLGAVAIIAIPAVMIPAIMVGPMKIQVATVVNILLGHMPFVKSLVTPSWNAEQVIVVMSLRLPRVLLAFLVGGSLAVVGAAMQGLFRNPLAEPYTLGVSAGALCGVALAMVMGVGVGLFGYFAVQGMAFLGAMGAILLVYSIARTGRRVRSETLLLAGIAIGFLLQAVVSFLKYVAPAEVTKDLVVWIMGSFSAAGWTDLKIMALPAILGAGGVMLFSKELNALYFGEETAAHLGIDVQVIKLVIMVLSAIVTAATVAVSGIIGFVGLLVPHLLRMLVGVDHRVLLPACVLAGGLYLVAIDAVIRVITYPVEMPIGIITSLVGVPYFIYLLRKKKTFSWWGE